In Ostrea edulis chromosome 4, xbOstEdul1.1, whole genome shotgun sequence, a single window of DNA contains:
- the LOC125671474 gene encoding kin of IRRE-like protein 1, producing the protein MNLAEFWTGVVMLVAGTSTCTLVTEFSSNRTVLFGNDATLLCTVKYQTEGTVVLWKKIDSGSIILTLNNKTTYRDKYIVANPYNLIIKSVQFQDEGLYECDTGEQRLTVALQVAVPMSNMSMYWNVPQPYQPNTFVNLTCVSINSRPPATLRWFRGAHEVTHASVNNNRWTRENGYGDSSSTLVGQVSSEDIPYVCIADLPDNPGVRTEFLFPSLIGAVNRPNSRYFTHVAIPLFFWLLSYILCL; encoded by the exons ATGAATTTGGCGGAATTTTGGACGGGTGTTGTTATGCTGGTTGCAG GTACCTCCACATGCACTCTTGTGACAGAATTTTCCTCCAATAGAACTGTGTTATTTGGAAATGATGCCACTCTTTTATGTACTGTCAAGTATCAAACAGAGGGGACTGTTGTACTATGGAAAAAG ATTGACTCGGGGTCAATCATACTGACCCTAAACAACAAGACGACTTATCGTGATAAGTACATAGTGGCAAATCCATACAACTTAATCATCAAAAGTGTGCAGTTTCAAGATGAGGGTCTCTATGAGTGTGATACAGGAGAGCAACGCCTTACGGTGGCATTACAGGTAGCAG TTCCAATGTCCAACATGTCAATGTATTGGAATGTTCCCCAACCTTACCAACCGAACACTTTCGTAAATCTGACATGTGTGTCTATAAATAGCCGCCCGCCTGCGACTTTACGCTGGTTTCGTGGAGCCCATGAGGTGACCCACGCCTCGGTCAATAATAATCGATGGACTCGGGAAAATG GTTATGGGGACTCTTCCAGCACACTAGTTGGTCAGGTTTCATCGGAGGATATTCCCTATGTTTGTATTGCAGACTTACCAGATAACCCGGGCGTTCGAACTGAATTCTTGTTTCCGTcactaattg GCGCAGTAAACCGTCCCAACAGCAGATATTTCACTCACGTAGCAATACCGTTATTTTTTTGGCTTTTATCTTATATCCTGTGTTTGTAA
- the LOC125671472 gene encoding store-operated calcium entry-associated regulatory factor-like yields MRTEALCLFFLQTFIAVALGAFGSNSDKIRLTDIQTLTLKNNMMTKGRRSSAVPQLNCIGGTAGCNAFKPQVVQCYNRGTDGNDVQWECKTDMDNAYRFGSVEVTCEGYSYPEDPYVLKGSCGLEYTIDLTKEGYQQQHSGGHDYYGGQTYSTPYRNSQTSGIGRKIGSIFSDLLTLGVAAVIIYVIYKTCISAGTGYAGNNGYRPTGSGYQPPPPGFRDEYMQPGCGTTGNAYQGGAGTGGGFWSGALTGGILGYMFGNNRNDYYAPGYASPYNTGWGWNTRRTSPGWFSSGSGFGSGSGFGSGFSSMGGASTSTGTRTASGFGGTKRR; encoded by the exons ATGAGGACTGAAGCTTTGTGTTTATTCTTTCTTCAGACATTTATCGCTGTTGCTTTAG GAGCATTTGGTAGCAACAGTGACAAAATTCGGCTCACAGACATTCAAACTCTTACACTGAAGAATAACATGATGACCAAAGGCAGACGATCCTCGGCTGTTCCACAG TTGAACTGTATTGGAGGAACTGCAGGATGTAATGCATTCAAACCTCAGGTTGTTCAGTGTTATAACAGAGGGACGGATGGCAATGATGTGCAG TGGGAGTGTAAAACAGACATGGACAATGCTTATCGTTTTGGTTCAGTAGAGGTGACCTGTGAAGGATATAGTTATCCCGAAGACCCATATGTTCTGAAAGGATCTTGTGGA CTTGAGTACACAATAGATCTGACAAAAGAGGGATACCAACAGCAGCACAGTGGTGGACATGACTACTACGGTGGTCAGACATACAGCACCCCCTATCGTAACAGTCAGACTTCTGG AATTGGACGAAAAATAGGATCAATTTTCAGTGATCTGCTGACGCTTGGAGTGGCAGCTGTGATCATTTATGTTATCTATAAGACATGCATATCAGCAGGAACTGGTTATGCTGGTAACAATGGCTACAGACCAACGGGAAGTGGTTACCAGCCCCCGCCTCCAGGCTTCAGAGATGAATACATGCAACCAG GATGTGGAACCACAGGAAATGCTTACCAAGGTGGGGCAGGCACTGGTGGAGGATTTTGGTCTGGGGCTTTGACAGGTGGAATCCTTGGTTACATGTTTGGAAACAACAGAAATGATTACTATGCCCCAGGTTATGCCTCCCCTTACAACACAGGCTGGGGCTGGAACACCCGGAGGACCTCCCCAGGCTGGTTCAGTTCTGGGTCTGGATTCGGTTCTGGGTCTGGATTCGGTTCAGGGTTTAGTAGTATGGGAGGTGCTTCAACCAGCACTGGCACTCGCACGGCTTCAGGATTTGGGGGGACAAAAAGGAGATAG
- the LOC125671475 gene encoding all-trans retinoic acid-induced differentiation factor-like, translating into MWIKYSFILLVFLSAVGANSMISAVCQMKSCKNQSTLDCLSLNSSVSGRCCVRDKDSVSSASVTGIDLIDCSLTNISGLFHSMEHLHILYLHKNNIGEIDVDDFTGVNDLKNLTLPPNLSCPGGPSLWNSEEIHPNVTVCLEEQSTCKVFNVSCPNSNSYCSDVGPRITECLCNPGFHGYKCLRKDHFPTATFVIGICASTFVVSAFLWITQRRKVKKH; encoded by the exons ATGTGgataaaatattcattcattctaTTAGTTTTCCTTTCTGCAGTTGGTGCTAACTCAATG ATTTCAGCAGTTTGTCAAATGAAATCTTGTAAAAATCAATCCACACTAGATTGCCTAAGTTTGAATTCATCTGTCAGTGGTCGTTGTTGTGTGAGAGATAAGGATTCAGTATCATCAGCATCAGTAACTGG AATTGATTTAATAGACTGTAGTTTGACTAACATATCCGGACTTTTCCACTCCATGGAGCATCTGCACATATT gTACTTGCACAAGAACAACATTGGTGAAATCGATGTAGATGACTTTACTGGTGTTAATGACTTGAAAAATTT GACTCTTCCACCAAATTTGTCCTGTCCTGGTGGACCATCCTTGTGGAACTCAGAGGAAATTCACCCAAATGTAACTGTATGTTTGGAGGAACAGAGCACTTGTAAAGTTTTCAATG TGAGTTGTCCTAATTCCAATAGTTACTGTTCGGATGTTGGTCCAAGGATTACAGAGTGTCTCTGTAATCCAGGTTTCCATGGTTACAAGTGTCTAAGGAAG GATCATTTTCCAACAGCCACGTTTGTGATAGGAATTTGTGCAAGTACTTTTGTGGTGTCAGCATTCTTATGGATCACACAAAGAAGAAAGGTGAAGAAACATTAA
- the LOC125671469 gene encoding tektin-3-like isoform X1, whose product MEYLGHTQTATYMTGPRLGGSNPQTFLPSISTMQSSYKSYDTYPAPSPLRRSLTTLPWRPSTYYQTAKVNPSSAITRSVPEPFSAKNQLADLDNVKVPPVFAAARNALYTRYTPNDWMSSNQGNYLASDKVRSMAERLRLDTVRLCRETDDKTKRTQSDVGKRLGERLGDIQFWKTEVHHETDNMITEINALQEAKRVLEKALAETENPLHISQECLYHREKRQAIDLVHDNPERELIKEVDIIKRCQEKMRNTVERANVQLGLNRAAQHDLERDSSDKFVAQNLDSQCFGLRNQSRGIAFHNGVHRIDRTVSVPETWAKFSNDNIQRSQSERAASREMRNEIESVLNSCANEMWQEWNSVNVALNQRIQETTDARNRLQTHLSKVLQEIFDMEKNIELLKKAIQDKQAPMQVAQTRLDTRVRRPNVELCRDPVQHRLVEEVGEITGTVDSLQAKLRMAENSLQELLRTKASLEQDLSVKNNSLFIDREKCLGMRKTFPMSPRVVSV is encoded by the exons ATGGAGTACTTGGGCCACACCCAAACAGCAACCTACATGACAGGTCCCAGGCTTGGAGGAAGCAACCCCCAGACCTTCCTGCCTAGTATAAGCACAATGCAGTCCTCATACAAGTCCTACGATACTTATCCTGCTCCTTCTCCACTTAGGAGGTCCCTTACCACATTGCCCTGGAGGCCGAGTACCTACTACCAGACCGCTAAAGTCAATCCAAGCTCAGCGATTACTAGGAGTGTTCCCGAACCTTTCTCAGCTAAGAATCAACTCGCTGATTTGGACAATGTTAAGGTTCCTCCAGTGTTTGCTGCGGCCAGAAATGCCTTGTACACACGATACACACCCAACGATTGGATGAGCTCAAATCAGGGCAACTACTTAGCATCTGACAAAGTGAGAAGCATGGCCGAGCGACTGAGGCTTGACACTGTCCGTTTGTGCAGAGAAACAGACGACAAAACAAAGAGAACACAGAGTGATGTCGGAAAGAGGCTAGGAGAGAGATTGGGAGACATCCAGTTCTGGAAGACAGAGGTCCATCATGAAACAGACAACATGATCACAGAGATCAACGCTCTCCAGGAGGCCAAGAGGGTACTAGAGAAGGCTTTAGCAGAAACCGAGAACCCCCTCCACATCTCACAGGAGTGTCTCTACCACAGGGAAAAAAGACAGGCTATCGATCTGGTGCATGATAACCCAGAGAGAGAACTCATCAAG GAAGTCGACATCATCAAACGATGCCAGGAGAAGATGAGAAACACTGTCGAGAGAGCCAATGTTCAGCTAGG TTTGAATAGAGCAGCTCAACACGATCTGGAAAGAGACTCGTCCGACAAATTCGTTGCTCAAAACTTGGATTCGCAGTGCTTTGGATTGCGCAACCAGTCTCGTGGTATTGCGTTCCACAATGGTGTGCATAGAATCGACCGAAC CGTTTCCGTTCCCGAGACCTGGGCTAAATTCAGCAATGACAACATCCAAAGGTCCCAGAGCGAGCGAGCTGCCTCTAGAGAAATGAGGAACGAGATCGAGAGCGTGCTTAACTCCTGTGCCAATGAGATGTGGCAGGAATGGAACTCCGTCAATGTGGCCTTGAACCAGAGAATCCAGGAAACCACAGACGCAAGGAACAGACTTCAGACTCATCTATCCAAG GTTCTCCAAGAAATCTTCGACATGGAGAAGAACATCGAACTGCTGAAGAAGGCCATTCAAGACAAGCAGGCTCCAATGCAGGTGGCACAAACTCGTTTAGATACCAGAGTACGCAGACCAAACGTTGAGCTGTGCCGCGATCCAGTCCAGCACAG ATTGGTTGAGGAGGTTGGTGAAATCACAGGTACAGTCGATTCATTACAAGCCAAGCTACGAATGGCTGAGAACTCCCTCCAGGAACTTCTTCGTACCAAGGCCAGCTTAGAACAAGACCTTTCTGTAAAGAACAACAGTTTATTCATCGATAGGGAAAAGTGTCTGGGCATGCGCAAGACCTTCCCAATGTCGCCACGTGTTGTCTCCGTTTAA
- the LOC125671469 gene encoding tektin-3-like isoform X2, with amino-acid sequence MEYLGHTQTATYMTGPRLGGSNPQTFLPSISTMQSSYKSYDTYPAPSPLRRSLTTLPWRPSTYYQTAKVNPSSAITRSVPEPFSAKNQLADLDNVKVPPVFAAARNALYTRYTPNDWMSSNQGNYLASDKVRSMAERLRLDTVRLCRETDDKTKRTQSDVGKRLGERLGDIQFWKTEVHHETDNMITEINALQEAKRVLEKALAETENPLHISQECLYHREKRQAIDLVHDNPERELIKEVDIIKRCQEKMRNTVERANVQLGLCRAAQHELEKDAGDKFVAQSLDEMCHGLKNSSRGIAFHNGVHRVDNTVSVPETWAKFSNDNIQRSQSERAASREMRNEIESVLNSCANEMWQEWNSVNVALNQRIQETTDARNRLQTHLSKVLQEIFDMEKNIELLKKAIQDKQAPMQVAQTRLDTRVRRPNVELCRDPVQHRLVEEVGEITGTVDSLQAKLRMAENSLQELLRTKASLEQDLSVKNNSLFIDREKCLGMRKTFPMSPRVVSV; translated from the exons ATGGAGTACTTGGGCCACACCCAAACAGCAACCTACATGACAGGTCCCAGGCTTGGAGGAAGCAACCCCCAGACCTTCCTGCCTAGTATAAGCACAATGCAGTCCTCATACAAGTCCTACGATACTTATCCTGCTCCTTCTCCACTTAGGAGGTCCCTTACCACATTGCCCTGGAGGCCGAGTACCTACTACCAGACCGCTAAAGTCAATCCAAGCTCAGCGATTACTAGGAGTGTTCCCGAACCTTTCTCAGCTAAGAATCAACTCGCTGATTTGGACAATGTTAAGGTTCCTCCAGTGTTTGCTGCGGCCAGAAATGCCTTGTACACACGATACACACCCAACGATTGGATGAGCTCAAATCAGGGCAACTACTTAGCATCTGACAAAGTGAGAAGCATGGCCGAGCGACTGAGGCTTGACACTGTCCGTTTGTGCAGAGAAACAGACGACAAAACAAAGAGAACACAGAGTGATGTCGGAAAGAGGCTAGGAGAGAGATTGGGAGACATCCAGTTCTGGAAGACAGAGGTCCATCATGAAACAGACAACATGATCACAGAGATCAACGCTCTCCAGGAGGCCAAGAGGGTACTAGAGAAGGCTTTAGCAGAAACCGAGAACCCCCTCCACATCTCACAGGAGTGTCTCTACCACAGGGAAAAAAGACAGGCTATCGATCTGGTGCATGATAACCCAGAGAGAGAACTCATCAAG GAAGTCGACATCATCAAACGATGCCAGGAGAAGATGAGAAACACTGTCGAGAGAGCCAATGTTCAGCTAGG CTTATGTCGAGCAGCTCAGCATGAGCTTGAAAAGGATGCCGGGGACAAGTTTGTTGCCCAGAGTCTTGACGAAATGTGTCATGGTCTTAAAAACAGTTCTCGGGGAATTGCCTTCCACAACGGAGTCCATAGAGTTGATAACAC CGTTTCCGTTCCCGAGACCTGGGCTAAATTCAGCAATGACAACATCCAAAGGTCCCAGAGCGAGCGAGCTGCCTCTAGAGAAATGAGGAACGAGATCGAGAGCGTGCTTAACTCCTGTGCCAATGAGATGTGGCAGGAATGGAACTCCGTCAATGTGGCCTTGAACCAGAGAATCCAGGAAACCACAGACGCAAGGAACAGACTTCAGACTCATCTATCCAAG GTTCTCCAAGAAATCTTCGACATGGAGAAGAACATCGAACTGCTGAAGAAGGCCATTCAAGACAAGCAGGCTCCAATGCAGGTGGCACAAACTCGTTTAGATACCAGAGTACGCAGACCAAACGTTGAGCTGTGCCGCGATCCAGTCCAGCACAG ATTGGTTGAGGAGGTTGGTGAAATCACAGGTACAGTCGATTCATTACAAGCCAAGCTACGAATGGCTGAGAACTCCCTCCAGGAACTTCTTCGTACCAAGGCCAGCTTAGAACAAGACCTTTCTGTAAAGAACAACAGTTTATTCATCGATAGGGAAAAGTGTCTGGGCATGCGCAAGACCTTCCCAATGTCGCCACGTGTTGTCTCCGTTTAA